Part of the Chthoniobacterales bacterium genome is shown below.
CACGTAACGACCGCGGAAGGCGTCGTAAGGATCGACGGGAGCCGTGTGGAATTTGAAAACCCGTCCATGCTCAAGGGCGGCTTCCTGCTGGTAAATCATGAAACCAGGGACTCCCAACTGGGCCGTCGCGACGAGCGAAAGCAGGAAAACGCGGAGTTTCATTTCGTTCTCCCTCGCTTTTTCAGCAGGAAAACATTCGCTCCACCGAAACCGGCTCCCACGACGATGAAGGCCACACCTTTCAGCAAAAAATTAACGTCGCTGTCGAAGAATCGCGAAATGATGAGCGTGGCCACGAGAAGCAATCCCGCATTCAGCGTGGTGAAACGCAGATCGCGCGTGCCTCGGATAATCGTGACGATTCCGAGCGCGAGGGCGTAGAGATTCATCAAAATCAAAGTGGATCCTGTGCCGGTGCGGAGCAGAAAGGTGCCGCAAAGGGCCACGACCGGCAGCAAACCGGCCGCGGGGTTGAGGGGAGTTTTACGCAGCCAACCGAACGTGAGGAGGATGACCGACAGAATGAGGAAACCGTAGTTGATCGTGTTCGCCACCGCCCCAGCCGACCAGACGGGCTCGGAATAAATGTCGGAAACGCGATCTTCCCACGCGAACCGATAGCTCAACCAGATCGCCAGCACGACGATTCCAAGCTGGCCCACAAAGACGAAGGGATGTCCCACGCGCGGCGCTTCGGTTTTCCGAAACCACGTGCATCCCGCCAGATAAAGTGACGCGAAAATCCCGGAAAAAACCAGCGGCCAGAGGGCGAACACCGCGCGGTCGCATTGAAACCCGGCACTCACGGGAATCGCCAGCGCCAGGGCGAGCGACATCCACCAGGCACGTCCGGAGAAGCGGTTTTCTCGAATCAGCAGCCAGTAATGTGGCAGCACGAGGAGGAGCAACGGCCAAAACCATAACATCGAGTCACGATGAATCACCAAATCCGCTCCCCAAGTCGTAATTCCGGCAACGTAGAGGATCGCGACCGATGTGGAGCGAAGCAGATAAACCAGGGGCAGAGCGAGCAGCGCCCAGGTGAGAATGAAGGCGGGGAAGCTGCCGGAGAGTTGGTAAGTCTGCGCGATTAAGGCGATGCAAGCACCGATCGCCACCGAATGAAATGCCCCGACTCCTTCTGCCAGCGCGGCAGAGTTGTTTTTCCGGGTCATCGCTATCCCAGACAGAACCACGCCGAGTGCGAGTGGCAAAAATGAAAGCACGGCGCGTGCGGGCCGCCCCAGTTGATCCCAGTTGTGCGCGAAAAGCAGGATGATTCCGGCACTGACCAGCAACCCGCCCAACACCGAAAAAATAATGACCATGATGTTCCGAGACCCGGTTCCTGTCCCGGCAACGGCTGCATAATGCGCTCGCAAGCTTTCTGCAGAACCCTCGCCGATCACGCCTTGAGCGATCAGTTTTGGAAGCTGATCAATCAACCAGCGGGCGGCCTGCGGTTCGTTCACGAGGAAGGATTAAACGTTCCAGAGTGCGATGACACGGGAAAAATCAACGGGAGAACTTCCCCTTCGCACAGAGTGGATTGGAACTCCGCCCTACTTTTTCTTCGTGGGCAAACCGGAGCGTTTGGTCTCGGCCAGGTCTTCGAGCTGCTTCTCGCTCATGGATTCGGCCATGCTTTTGGAGGCGCCTTTGAGGGATTTCTTGGGGGTTTCGCCGCGCTTGGCGGAGAGGGCGGCTCCGGCGGCCATCTGCTGTTTTTTGGATTTCGCAGACATAACCGTTCTTCGCCAGCGGAATGAAACCCGGATGTGTTGAACGAAACCCGATGTGTTTAGAGGTGCCGCTTGTTGAAGCGGGCCACTTCGCGATCTGTCTCGCGTTTGCTGGCTTTTTCCTTCAAATCGGCGCGTTTGTCGTGCGAGACCTTGCCCTTGCCGATGCCGATCTCGACTTTCACCCGGCTTTTTTTCCAATACATCCCGAGGGCGACGATGGTCTGGCCCTCGATGGCGGTGGCGCTGAAAAGTTTTAAGATCTCCGCTTTATGCAGGAGCAACCGCCGGGGGCGCTTCGGCGCGTGCTGCTCGTGGCTGGCGTTGTCATAGGCGCGAATGTCGGCGTCCATCAGGAACACCTCGCCGTCGTCCACGCGGGCAAAGGCGTTGGTCAGATTGGCGAATCCGGCGCGAATCGACTTAAGCTCGGTGCCTTTGAGTTCGATGCCGGCCTCGAAGCGCTCAATAATGAAATAATCCCGCAGCGCCTTGCGGTTGGTGGTGATCTCGGGGGTTTTCGCCCGCTTCTCTTTTTCAGCCATAATCTGGCCGGGAGTTGAAAAAAATTAAACTGCGGCTGGCTCGGAGAGATCGAGCTTCAGCTTGCCTTCGATGATTTCCTGGAGGGCAATGTCGGAAAGGCCCATTTTCGGACCGACTTCGACGGTCGGACGAGCGCCGGCGCTGAGTTGGCGCACACGCTTGGAGACGACGTTGATGAGCACCTGGCTGTTGGTGATGATTTTATGGGCTTCTTCGACGAGCAGACTGTTCATAGGAAATGGCGGAGTAAAACGGACCGGATAAATAGGGGCGAAAGTCCCCTCTGTCAACGGGAGAGAGTCTTCGGGAGCGCACGCGTCTCGCGTGTTCTTTGAGGTGTCTCGCCTCAAAGCTATGTCAGACGAGAATCACGAACGTCAGAGCCCTTTCGCGATACGCGTGCGCTTCCGAGGAAAGTCTCAGACTCCGATCTGGGTGCGATAGGCGGCGGCGTCTTTCAGCGCGTCGAGTTCGGCGGGATCGGAGATTTTCACTTTGTAAATCCAGCCTTCGCCAAAGGAATCAGTGTTCAGCAGCGCTGGATTGCCGTCGAGCGCGGTGTTCACGGCCACCACTTCGCCGCCGACCGGGGAATAAATGTCGCTCGCCGCCTTTACGGATTCGATAACGGCGATGGTTTCCTTCGCCACAACCGGGCGGCCGACCTTGGGCAGCTCGACGTAAACGATGTCGGTCAATTCCGCCTGGGCGTGTTCGGTGATGCCGACGGTGGCGGTGTCCCCTTCGAGGAGCACCCATTCGTGGGATTCGGCGTATTTAAGATTTTCCGGGACGTTCATGATTTTCGATAGAGAGGTTTCTTGGCAACGACAGCGGGGAATTTGCGTCCGCGCACGTCGATTTCGAGTTCGGTTCCAATGACAGCGTTGACGGGCAAATAAGCCATGCCGATTCCGATGCCCAGGCTGGGGGAAAGTCCACCGCTGCACGTCTCGCCGACGACTTCGCCACCGATCAAGACCGGATAATGCGAGCGCGGCGGCGGTCCTTTGGAGGTCATGGTGAAGGGCGTCAATTTCAATGGAACTCCGCTCTGTTTTTGCGTGAGCAGAGTTTCGCGTCCGATGAAATCGCCTTTTTCCACATCCACAAAGAATCCCAAGCCCGCCTCCAGCGGCGTGCGAGTCGGACTTAGATCGGAGCCATTCAGCGGGTAGCAAACTTCCAGCCGCAGCGTGTCGCGCGCGCCGAGTCCGCAAGGTTTTGCCCGCAGCGCGAGCAACTTTTGCCAGACGCCCGCCGCTTCCTCGGACGCAAAGAAAATCTCCGCACCGTCCTCTCCCGTGTAGCCGGTGCGACCGACCAGAAAGCTGACGCCGTGCGCCACGACTTCGATCATTCCGCTGCGCGGCGGGAGATCGGAGCCGAGGAAATTCGTCAGCAGCGCCACCGCATTTGGACCCTGCACCGCGATGCCTGCGTAGTCGTCGCTTTGATTGGAAATCTCGACGTCGCCAGTGTGATGCAACTCGATCCAGGCAAAGTCCTCGGTGATTTTCGCCGCGTTCACGACGAGGAAATAGAGGTGCTCGTCCAGCCGATAAACGATCAGATCGTCGATCACGCCGCCGACTTCATTCAGCAGCAACGTGTATTGTCCCTGCCCGACGGCGAGCTTCGTGATGTTGTTCGTGAGCAGGCGATTGAGAAATTTTGCCGCGTCCGGTCCAGAGACCAAAATCTGGCCCATGTGGGAAATGTCGAACATCCCGACTGATTGCCGGACTGCGAGGTGTTCCTCCATGATGCTCGTGTAATAAACCGGCATTTCCCAGCCACCGAACTCGATCAATTTTCCGCCGAGCCGCACATGCTCATCGTAAAGTGGAGTGCGCTGGACGTTGGTTGTTTCGGACACGGCGAAAAAAATAGGGACCACTTCCATCGAAGTCAAACCGCATAAAGTGTGGCGACAAAATCCAAACTGCTGCTATCGAATACGGGCATGTCCTGGCTCAACAAACTCGATCGCATCGCCGCCCCCATCGCCGTGCCGGGGATTATCCGCTACGTGGCGTTTTTGAGTTCCGCCGCGTTTGTCGTGGGGCTCGCCATGCCGGGCACGCAGGCGCTGATGCCGCTGGAGCGCGGCGCGGTTTTTGCCGGCGAATGGTGGCGCCTGCTCACGTTTGCCTTTGTGCCGTCGAGTTACGGTCTGTTCTGGATTTTTGCGCTGATGTTTCTTTTCTACATGGGCGACTCCCTGGAACGCTCGATGGGCGCGACGCGGCTGACGGTTTTCTATTTGCTCGGCTGGCTGGCGACGGTCGCGGCGACGTTTCTTTTCGGCGGCATCGGGAGTCCCATTTATATCAACCTCGCGATCCTCCTCGCGTTCGCTACGTATTTCCCCGACTCGCAGATCTCCATTTACTTCATTTTCCCCGTGAAGGTGAAATGGGTCGCGCTCGTCTCGCTGGCCATCGCGATCGCTCTGGCGCGAGGACTTAATGGCTACGCCACGCTCGCGCTTTGCCTCGGAAATTACCTGCTCTTCTTCGGCTTCGACCTTGTGAAATCCTTCCACACGACCCAGCAAATCGCGAAGCGGCGGCATGAGTTTCGCGAAAAAGCCAAGCCCGACGAGGAAACGCTGCATCATTGCAAAGTCTGCGGCCGCACAGAAATATCGGACCCGGATCTGGAGTTTCGCGTCTCGGCCGATGGCGAGGAATATTGCACCGAACACCTGCCGTCGCGGGTGAGCTGAGTGGGGAGCGCACGCGTCTCGCGTGTTCTTTGAGACGTCTCGTCTCAAAGCTGTTTCAGATGTGGACCACTTACATCCAGGCCCTTTCGCGAGACGCAAAAGGGAGCACACGAGACGCGTGCGCTCCCGAAGACATCCCCTCGCCAGCTCTAGCCGCGGCTGAGTTTGCGCAGCGCCTCGACGCGTTGCCAGGCGGCTCCGCTTTCGATGATTTTCCAGGCTTTTTCGATGCCGGTCTTGAGGTCGGGCACGGCTCCGGTGACGACAAATCCCGCTCCGGCGTTGAGCGAGACGATCTCCCGTAATGGCTCGAGCTTGTCGTTGCCGCGCAGTAGTTTTTCAAGAATCACGGCGTTCGCTCGGGCATCGCCGCCGCGTAGCGAATGCAAGTCGCGCACCTCGCGGACATCGGCCTGCACCGTGAACCGCCTCATTTCGCCATTCTCCAGGGCAAACACCCGGCTCGGGCCGAGGGTGGAAAGTTCGTCCATACTGCGTCCGTCGGCGGTGGTGCCGTGAACGACCCAAGCGGCTTTGCGTCCGATCTTTTGCAAGACGGCGGCGTATTTTTCCTGCATCTGGCCGTCGAAAATGCCCACGAGTTGATGCGTCGGGCGCGCCGGATTCAGCAGCGGTCCGAGGAGGTTGAACATCGTTGTCAGACCTTCGCTGGCGAGTTGGCGACGAACGCGCCCGATGGTTTTGAAAGACGGATGAAAGGCCGGCGCGAAGAGAAATCCGCAGCCCGCCTCGGCGACGCATTTCTTGATCGCGATGGAACTCGCCTCTATTTGAATCCCGAGTGCTTCGAGCACATCGGCCCCGCCGGATTTCGAGGTGATGGCCCGGTTGCCGTGCTTCAGGACGGTGACATCGCCCGCCGCCAAAACGAACATCGCGGCGGTGGAGACGTTGAAAAGTTGCAGGTTGTCGCCGCCGGTTCCGCAGATGTCGAGCGTGGGCAGATTCGGGTCTAACTCGAGTTGCGGATCGACCGCGCAATCGAGAAATGCCTCCACGAAGCCGGCAAGTTCGTTGACCGTTTCCCCGCGCTCACGAGCCGCTCGCAGAAACCGGGCCTTGGTCGCGTCGTCCACGTTAACCGAGAGCAGCGCCTTGGCGGCAACGGGGATTTCCAAGGGCTGGAGTTCCCGGTCGATGAGGAGGGCTTTGGCTAGCGGGGAATCCATTTTATCTCTGGTTGGCAGCAATGATGATGCCAATAACGATCAGCACGGCGAGTGTCACCAATATAATTTTGATCCAGCTCAACGGATATTTTCCCGCGATCTGGCCGGTGAAGCCATTGATGACGACGGTGAAATTTTTCGAGCCGTAGGTGTAGGTCAGCAGCCAGACGGGCACGAGGATGTGCTTGAAAGTCTGGGCGGAATAGTCGGCATCCACTTGCAGATTGCGCTGCGTGTCGCCGGGGACTTCGCGGCTGCACATGGTTTCGAGGGCGTTGTCCATGAGGACGCGGGAGCGTTCGGCGGCGGCGATGAGGTCGATCTGATATTGCTCAACGACCCAGCCCGAGAGAAACGCGGTGTTGTAGGGAACGAGTTCCGTCGTGGGAAACGGCTCGACCTTGGTGAGCAAGTCGATTGGAACTCCCTTGGAAGCGGCCACCAGCGTGTCGTCGAAAAAATGATCCACCGAGCCGGCCGCGTATTCCCAGCGGGTGCGCTGGACCTGGCGCGTCTGGGTTTTTCCATTCGCGTCCTCGTAGGATTCCGTCTCGTAATAATGGTAGCCGGCCTCGGCGGTCCACTCGGCGTGCGCCTGCGCGTCGAAGGTCCAGTAAGGCAAATACGCGCCGTGCAGTGTGTCGGTGAGGGCGCGGTTTTTCAGCTTGTTCGGCGCGAACCAATGCGACCCGTACCATTTCCGAATGGTCTCGCGCACG
Proteins encoded:
- a CDS encoding DUF3008 family protein, yielding MSAKSKKQQMAAGAALSAKRGETPKKSLKGASKSMAESMSEKQLEDLAETKRSGLPTKKK
- a CDS encoding DNA-directed RNA polymerase subunit omega, encoding MNSLLVEEAHKIITNSQVLINVVSKRVRQLSAGARPTVEVGPKMGLSDIALQEIIEGKLKLDLSEPAAV
- a CDS encoding zinc ribbon domain-containing protein, producing MSEVVAAPKHNCPACGAQAQWEPATQTLRCPFCGTVSQFEETVTGEIKENDLATALRNIPESQRGWAPEQITVKCQSCQAISVFSAGRVAQKCDFCGSPALVPYTEIQAPIRPESLLAFKIAETAVRETIRKWYGSHWFAPNKLKNRALTDTLHGAYLPYWTFDAQAHAEWTAEAGYHYYETESYEDANGKTQTRQVQRTRWEYAAGSVDHFFDDTLVAASKGVPIDLLTKVEPFPTTELVPYNTAFLSGWVVEQYQIDLIAAAERSRVLMDNALETMCSREVPGDTQRNLQVDADYSAQTFKHILVPVWLLTYTYGSKNFTVVINGFTGQIAGKYPLSWIKIILVTLAVLIVIGIIIAANQR
- the gcvH gene encoding glycine cleavage system protein GcvH, with the translated sequence MNVPENLKYAESHEWVLLEGDTATVGITEHAQAELTDIVYVELPKVGRPVVAKETIAVIESVKAASDIYSPVGGEVVAVNTALDGNPALLNTDSFGEGWIYKVKISDPAELDALKDAAAYRTQIGV
- the trpD gene encoding anthranilate phosphoribosyltransferase — encoded protein: MDSPLAKALLIDRELQPLEIPVAAKALLSVNVDDATKARFLRAARERGETVNELAGFVEAFLDCAVDPQLELDPNLPTLDICGTGGDNLQLFNVSTAAMFVLAAGDVTVLKHGNRAITSKSGGADVLEALGIQIEASSIAIKKCVAEAGCGFLFAPAFHPSFKTIGRVRRQLASEGLTTMFNLLGPLLNPARPTHQLVGIFDGQMQEKYAAVLQKIGRKAAWVVHGTTADGRSMDELSTLGPSRVFALENGEMRRFTVQADVREVRDLHSLRGGDARANAVILEKLLRGNDKLEPLREIVSLNAGAGFVVTGAVPDLKTGIEKAWKIIESGAAWQRVEALRKLSRG
- a CDS encoding DUF2157 domain-containing protein; its protein translation is MNEPQAARWLIDQLPKLIAQGVIGEGSAESLRAHYAAVAGTGTGSRNIMVIIFSVLGGLLVSAGIILLFAHNWDQLGRPARAVLSFLPLALGVVLSGIAMTRKNNSAALAEGVGAFHSVAIGACIALIAQTYQLSGSFPAFILTWALLALPLVYLLRSTSVAILYVAGITTWGADLVIHRDSMLWFWPLLLLVLPHYWLLIRENRFSGRAWWMSLALALAIPVSAGFQCDRAVFALWPLVFSGIFASLYLAGCTWFRKTEAPRVGHPFVFVGQLGIVVLAIWLSYRFAWEDRVSDIYSEPVWSAGAVANTINYGFLILSVILLTFGWLRKTPLNPAAGLLPVVALCGTFLLRTGTGSTLILMNLYALALGIVTIIRGTRDLRFTTLNAGLLLVATLIISRFFDSDVNFLLKGVAFIVVGAGFGGANVFLLKKRGRTK
- a CDS encoding rhomboid family intramembrane serine protease, translated to MSWLNKLDRIAAPIAVPGIIRYVAFLSSAAFVVGLAMPGTQALMPLERGAVFAGEWWRLLTFAFVPSSYGLFWIFALMFLFYMGDSLERSMGATRLTVFYLLGWLATVAATFLFGGIGSPIYINLAILLAFATYFPDSQISIYFIFPVKVKWVALVSLAIAIALARGLNGYATLALCLGNYLLFFGFDLVKSFHTTQQIAKRRHEFREKAKPDEETLHHCKVCGRTEISDPDLEFRVSADGEEYCTEHLPSRVS
- the smpB gene encoding SsrA-binding protein SmpB — protein: MAEKEKRAKTPEITTNRKALRDYFIIERFEAGIELKGTELKSIRAGFANLTNAFARVDDGEVFLMDADIRAYDNASHEQHAPKRPRRLLLHKAEILKLFSATAIEGQTIVALGMYWKKSRVKVEIGIGKGKVSHDKRADLKEKASKRETDREVARFNKRHL
- the gcvT gene encoding glycine cleavage system aminomethyltransferase GcvT, whose product is MSETTNVQRTPLYDEHVRLGGKLIEFGGWEMPVYYTSIMEEHLAVRQSVGMFDISHMGQILVSGPDAAKFLNRLLTNNITKLAVGQGQYTLLLNEVGGVIDDLIVYRLDEHLYFLVVNAAKITEDFAWIELHHTGDVEISNQSDDYAGIAVQGPNAVALLTNFLGSDLPPRSGMIEVVAHGVSFLVGRTGYTGEDGAEIFFASEEAAGVWQKLLALRAKPCGLGARDTLRLEVCYPLNGSDLSPTRTPLEAGLGFFVDVEKGDFIGRETLLTQKQSGVPLKLTPFTMTSKGPPPRSHYPVLIGGEVVGETCSGGLSPSLGIGIGMAYLPVNAVIGTELEIDVRGRKFPAVVAKKPLYRKS